In Asanoa sp. WMMD1127, one genomic interval encodes:
- a CDS encoding anthranilate synthase family protein, with protein MQIDPHRPFALVRREGADHVDVYAGPVRTVATLAELPIPALAVVPYRQVAERGFDAVDDGVPLECLSIERHERAPLEEVLAALPDAPVRTRGPRGFDVTDEAYAGTVSRVLADEIGRGEGANFVIHRAFTAQVDGSPVAAALAAYRRLLLDERGAYWTFLVHTGARVIVGASPERHVSVEDGLVMMNPISGTHRHGGPVDLLEFLADPKEVDELYMVLDEELKMMATVAESGGQVVGPYLKEMAHLTHTEYLLAGRCTRDVRDVLRETMFAPTVTGSPIENACRVIARHEGRGRRYYAGVLALLDHDEQGRQTLDAPILIRAAEITADGALRVPVGATLVRHSTTAGEVAETHAKAAGILSALGLVPAAPPAGAPVSRAGDPEVQALLSARNDHLARFWLDERPAGALVSAALAGRRVVVVDAEDTFTGMLAHQLRALGLRVSVVPWTAPAWGDADLVIAGPGPGDPTDPASPKMAAMRSVVTARLVDGRPLLGVCLGHQILSSVLGLGMHRRPAPYQGVQKVVDLFGTPRRVGFYSTFTPVAASTTCESPFGAVELARAADGSVPALRGSTFAGVQFHPESVLSEDGLAALTDLLLHVLAPVASA; from the coding sequence ATGCAGATCGACCCGCACCGCCCGTTCGCCCTGGTCCGTCGCGAGGGCGCGGACCACGTCGACGTCTACGCCGGACCGGTCCGGACCGTCGCCACCCTCGCCGAGCTGCCCATCCCCGCGCTGGCCGTGGTCCCCTACCGCCAGGTGGCCGAGCGCGGCTTCGACGCCGTCGACGACGGCGTACCCCTGGAATGCCTGTCGATCGAGAGGCACGAGCGGGCGCCGCTCGAAGAGGTCCTCGCGGCGCTGCCGGACGCGCCGGTGCGCACCCGCGGGCCGCGCGGCTTCGACGTCACCGACGAGGCCTACGCGGGAACCGTGTCGCGGGTGCTGGCCGACGAGATCGGCCGGGGCGAGGGCGCCAACTTCGTCATCCACCGGGCGTTCACCGCCCAGGTCGACGGGTCGCCGGTGGCGGCGGCGCTGGCCGCGTACCGCCGGCTGTTGCTGGACGAGCGCGGCGCGTACTGGACGTTCCTGGTGCACACGGGCGCCCGCGTGATCGTCGGCGCGTCGCCGGAGCGGCACGTTTCGGTCGAGGACGGCCTGGTGATGATGAACCCGATCTCCGGCACCCACCGGCACGGCGGCCCGGTCGACCTGCTCGAGTTCCTTGCCGACCCGAAGGAGGTCGACGAGCTCTACATGGTGCTCGACGAGGAGCTCAAGATGATGGCCACGGTCGCCGAGTCCGGCGGCCAGGTGGTCGGGCCCTATCTCAAAGAGATGGCACACCTCACGCACACCGAGTACCTCCTGGCCGGGCGGTGCACCCGGGACGTCCGCGACGTGCTGCGCGAGACGATGTTCGCGCCGACCGTGACCGGCAGCCCGATCGAGAACGCGTGCCGCGTGATCGCCCGGCACGAGGGGCGGGGGCGGCGCTACTACGCCGGGGTGCTCGCGCTGCTCGACCATGACGAGCAGGGGCGGCAGACGCTGGACGCGCCGATCCTGATCCGCGCGGCGGAGATCACCGCGGACGGGGCGTTGCGGGTGCCGGTCGGCGCGACGCTGGTCCGGCACTCGACCACGGCCGGCGAGGTCGCCGAGACCCACGCCAAGGCCGCCGGGATCCTGTCCGCGCTGGGCCTCGTGCCCGCCGCCCCGCCGGCCGGCGCGCCGGTGTCCCGGGCCGGCGACCCCGAGGTGCAGGCGCTGCTCTCGGCCCGCAACGACCACCTGGCGCGGTTCTGGCTCGACGAGCGGCCGGCGGGCGCGCTGGTCTCGGCGGCGCTGGCCGGGCGGCGGGTCGTCGTGGTGGACGCCGAGGACACGTTCACCGGGATGCTCGCCCACCAGCTGCGGGCGCTCGGCCTGCGGGTGTCGGTGGTGCCGTGGACCGCGCCGGCGTGGGGCGACGCCGACCTGGTGATCGCCGGGCCGGGACCGGGCGACCCGACCGACCCGGCCTCGCCGAAGATGGCGGCGATGCGGTCGGTGGTGACCGCGCGGCTGGTCGACGGCCGGCCGCTGCTCGGCGTCTGCCTGGGCCACCAGATCCTGTCGTCGGTGCTGGGGCTGGGGATGCATCGCCGGCCGGCGCCGTACCAGGGTGTCCAGAAGGTCGTCGACCTGTTCGGGACGCCGCGCCGGGTGGGCTTCTACTCCACCTTCACCCCCGTGGCGGCCTCGACGACGTGCGAGTCACCGTTCGGCGCCGTCGAGCTGGCGCGGGCGGCCGACGGGAGCGTGCCCGCGCTGCGGGGGTCCACCTTCGCCGGTGTGCAGTTCCATCCCGAGTCGGTGCTCAGCGAGGACGGCCTGGCCGCGCTGACCGACCTGCTGCTGCACGTGCTCGCTCCGGTCGCGTCGGCATAG
- a CDS encoding ABC transporter ATP-binding protein encodes MTDDAVRVRGLRKSYRDTVAVAGLDLDIAHGEVRALLGPNGAGKTTTVEILEGHRPRDGGSVAVLGADPARAGLAWRREIGIVLQSTADGAELTVGELIRHVARYYPRPRGLDETLELVGLTEKRDSRIRKLSGGQRRRLDVALGIVGRPRLLFLDEPTTGFDPVARRQFWSTVRGLDTTVLLTTHYLEEAEALADRVTVVAGGRVVAEGAPDALGARDVATVSWRDGRERTADPAAVVARLTAAYGGPVPGLSVTRPSLEDVYLELIGEAR; translated from the coding sequence ATGACAGACGACGCGGTACGCGTGCGAGGGCTGCGGAAGTCCTATCGCGACACGGTGGCGGTGGCCGGGCTCGACCTGGACATCGCGCACGGCGAGGTGCGGGCGTTGCTCGGCCCCAACGGCGCCGGCAAGACCACGACGGTGGAGATCCTCGAAGGCCACCGGCCCCGCGACGGTGGCAGCGTCGCGGTGCTGGGCGCCGACCCGGCCCGGGCGGGCCTGGCCTGGCGGCGCGAGATCGGCATCGTGCTGCAGTCGACGGCCGACGGGGCCGAGCTGACCGTCGGCGAGCTGATCCGGCACGTCGCCCGCTACTACCCCCGGCCGCGCGGGCTCGACGAGACGCTCGAGCTGGTCGGGCTCACGGAGAAGCGGGACAGCCGGATCCGCAAGCTCTCCGGCGGCCAGCGGCGGCGGCTCGACGTCGCGCTCGGCATCGTCGGGCGGCCCCGGCTGCTCTTCCTCGACGAGCCGACCACCGGCTTCGACCCGGTCGCCCGGCGACAGTTCTGGTCGACGGTGCGCGGGCTCGACACGACCGTCCTGCTCACCACGCACTACCTGGAGGAGGCGGAGGCGCTGGCCGACCGGGTCACGGTGGTCGCCGGCGGGCGGGTGGTCGCGGAGGGCGCGCCGGACGCGCTCGGGGCCCGGGACGTCGCGACGGTGTCGTGGCGCGACGGTCGGGAGCGGACGGCCGACCCCGCCGCGGTGGTGGCACGACTGACCGCGGCGTACGGCGGTCCGGTGCCGGGTCTGTCGGTGACCCGGCCGTCGTTGGAGGACGTCTACCTGGAGCTGATCGGAGAGGCGCGATGA
- a CDS encoding ABC transporter permease: MTVLTLGAARAGVEMRQFWRERDAVVFTFALPAVLLTLLGSLFSGVYDGSTVTSAQYLVPSMIAAGVASTTFVNLGIGIATDRDDGTLKRLRGLPMPPVAYLIGKILLVVAVTLAEVVLLVAIGVLLFDLDLPTSPARWLTFAWVFLLGTVACSLLGVAASALARSARSAAAVMNLPYVVLGFVSGIYYTPVGALPDWVINLGSVFPLKWMAQGFRSAFLPDTILPQEVVPSWEHGRTALVLAAWCIGGLVLCLTTFRWRGRQTS, from the coding sequence ATGACCGTGTTGACGTTGGGCGCCGCGCGGGCCGGCGTCGAGATGCGCCAGTTCTGGCGCGAGCGCGACGCCGTGGTGTTCACCTTCGCGCTGCCGGCGGTGCTGCTGACCCTGCTCGGGTCGCTGTTCAGCGGTGTCTACGACGGGTCGACGGTGACCTCGGCGCAATATCTGGTGCCGTCGATGATCGCGGCGGGCGTCGCCTCGACCACGTTCGTCAACCTCGGCATCGGGATCGCCACCGACCGCGACGACGGGACCCTCAAGCGGCTGCGCGGGTTGCCGATGCCGCCGGTGGCGTACCTCATCGGGAAGATCCTGCTGGTCGTGGCCGTGACGCTGGCCGAGGTGGTGCTGCTCGTGGCGATCGGCGTGCTGCTCTTCGACCTCGACCTGCCCACGTCGCCGGCACGGTGGCTGACGTTCGCGTGGGTGTTCCTGCTCGGCACGGTGGCGTGCAGCCTGCTCGGCGTGGCCGCCAGCGCGCTGGCCCGGTCGGCGCGCAGCGCGGCGGCGGTGATGAACCTGCCCTATGTCGTGCTCGGTTTCGTCTCGGGCATCTACTACACGCCGGTCGGCGCGCTGCCGGACTGGGTGATCAACCTGGGTTCGGTGTTCCCGCTCAAGTGGATGGCGCAGGGGTTCCGGTCGGCGTTCCTGCCGGACACCATCCTGCCGCAGGAGGTCGTGCCGTCATGGGAGCATGGGCGCACCGCTCTCGTGCTCGCCGCCTGGTGCATCGGAGGCCTGGTGCTATGTCTGACCACGTTCCGCTGGCGCGGCCGGCAGACGAGCTGA
- a CDS encoding sensor histidine kinase: MSDHVPLARPADELSSAWAARFHWFDAYFAVVGVGVAVFALQTAASPARGWAAVVLVGGIAVLYVTLGRRFMRDEDDGWAGVAYLAGAFVLYTAAVTQVSGASFALFALCPQCFMVLPARWAIPADTAFASVHVVVLWFVEHDPGLIVELLPSVVMIVAVTSIIGTWSQRVLRQSDDRAALIRELAASRAEVARLGMLAERQRLAGDIHDTIAQGLSSVVMLIQAARAERDPALADGHLALALDTARDNLGEARALVAALTPALLDGRSLVDALRRLSPALTVRGDVRPLSTGVDVVLLRAAQEALTNARKHAGGEASVALGYEPAAVSLTVTDPGPGFDPLATTSGYGLSGMRARVEQVGGVLTVSSSPTGPTTVSVEVPV, from the coding sequence ATGTCTGACCACGTTCCGCTGGCGCGGCCGGCAGACGAGCTGAGCTCGGCGTGGGCGGCCCGGTTCCACTGGTTCGACGCCTATTTCGCGGTGGTCGGGGTCGGGGTCGCGGTGTTCGCGCTGCAGACCGCGGCCTCCCCCGCCCGCGGTTGGGCCGCCGTGGTCCTGGTCGGCGGGATCGCGGTGCTCTACGTGACGCTCGGTCGGCGCTTCATGCGCGACGAGGACGACGGGTGGGCGGGCGTGGCCTACCTGGCGGGCGCGTTCGTGCTCTACACGGCCGCGGTCACGCAGGTCAGCGGCGCCTCGTTCGCCCTCTTCGCGCTCTGTCCACAGTGCTTCATGGTGCTGCCGGCCCGGTGGGCCATCCCGGCCGACACGGCGTTCGCCTCGGTGCACGTGGTCGTGCTGTGGTTCGTCGAGCACGACCCGGGACTGATCGTCGAGTTGCTGCCGTCGGTGGTGATGATCGTTGCGGTGACGTCGATCATCGGAACCTGGTCGCAGCGGGTGTTGCGGCAGAGCGACGACCGGGCGGCGCTCATCCGGGAGCTGGCGGCGTCGCGGGCCGAGGTGGCCCGGCTCGGCATGCTGGCCGAGCGGCAGCGGCTGGCCGGCGACATCCACGACACGATCGCCCAGGGGTTGTCGAGCGTGGTGATGCTGATCCAGGCGGCCCGGGCGGAACGCGATCCGGCCCTGGCCGACGGCCACCTGGCGCTGGCGCTGGACACGGCCCGCGACAACCTCGGCGAGGCCCGGGCGCTGGTGGCGGCGCTGACGCCGGCGCTGCTCGACGGCCGCTCGCTCGTGGACGCGCTCCGCCGGCTGTCGCCCGCGTTGACGGTCCGCGGCGATGTCCGTCCATTGTCGACGGGGGTGGACGTGGTGTTGCTGCGGGCCGCTCAGGAGGCGCTGACCAACGCCCGCAAGCATGCCGGCGGCGAGGCGTCGGTCGCGCTGGGCTACGAGCCGGCCGCGGTCTCCCTCACCGTGACCGATCCCGGGCCGGGCTTCGATCCGCTGGCGACGACGTCCGGTTACGGCCTGTCGGGCATGCGGGCCCGGGTCGAGCAGGTGGGCGGCGTGCTCACCGTGTCGTCGTCGCCGACCGGCCCGACAACCGTCTCTGTGGAGGTGCCGGTGTGA
- a CDS encoding response regulator transcription factor produces the protein MITVLLVDDHPVVRTGVRGLLSGEPDIAVVGEAASGTEAVTAARALRPSVVLMDLRLPGLDGVGATTQVLAAVPEARVVVLTTYETDADILRAVEAGAAGYLLKDASRTDLVAAVRAAARGETVLSPSVATRLLHRVRHPRAETLSAREVEVLRLVARGSSNGEIARALFISEATVKTHLLRAYAKLGVNDRTAAVTTAMAAGLL, from the coding sequence GTGATCACGGTGTTGCTGGTCGACGACCATCCGGTGGTCCGCACAGGCGTGCGGGGCCTGCTCTCGGGCGAGCCCGACATCGCGGTGGTCGGTGAGGCCGCGTCCGGCACGGAGGCGGTGACGGCGGCCCGGGCGCTGCGCCCGTCGGTCGTGCTGATGGACCTGCGCCTGCCGGGCCTCGACGGGGTCGGCGCGACGACCCAGGTCCTGGCGGCGGTGCCGGAGGCGCGGGTGGTCGTGCTGACCACCTACGAGACGGACGCCGACATCCTCCGCGCCGTCGAGGCGGGCGCCGCCGGCTACCTGCTGAAGGATGCGTCCCGCACCGACCTGGTGGCGGCGGTGCGGGCGGCGGCGCGCGGCGAGACCGTGCTCAGCCCCTCGGTCGCCACGCGCCTGCTGCACCGGGTCCGGCACCCCCGCGCCGAGACGCTGTCGGCCCGGGAGGTGGAGGTGCTGCGCCTCGTCGCCCGGGGCTCGTCCAACGGCGAGATCGCGCGAGCCCTGTTCATCAGCGAGGCGACGGTCAAGACCCACCTGCTCCGGGCGTACGCCAAGCTGGGCGTCAACGACCGCACCGCCGCCGTCACCACCGCCATGGCCGCCGGCTTGCTGTGA
- a CDS encoding alpha/beta hydrolase, protein MVGRVMTLRALARVAVAGATACLLGVPPAAAASDGPPAELPGVAWGDCDGLGAEFQCARVAVPLDWDDPSGEQIELAVIRRLASRPDERIGSMFVNPGGPGQSGVGLVRDSGADLDEWGDGRFDIVGWDPRGTNDSTPVRCFADDADEAEFWAGVTVPSTPAESAAYQEKTVDLARRCGEVSGDLLSHITTADTARDLDRLRALVGEEKITYVGLSYGSMIGQTYANLFPGRVRAMVLDGLVDAVDQTSSMEANVSNAVSAADEVFAQFVALCQAAATGECALAGHGEPVADRVARLFARARLAPLPAPNADPPGELSYGDLLVSTFNPLRLPLTWPQFAADLDAAAEGDATALLTAARAMQTPVGYRASVWSSAVSCGDGPARVSSADWPAQVTRFTTAGELWGPVLAWWLWAPCASGWPADATGRYAGPWNARTENPILLLSARYDPGTPYRNAVTAESRLGNAVLLTLDGYGHPSYQVPSACLDEARQRYLVDLVTPPKGTTCQPDDRPFG, encoded by the coding sequence ATGGTCGGACGTGTCATGACCCTGCGGGCGCTGGCCCGCGTGGCGGTCGCCGGCGCCACGGCGTGCCTGCTCGGCGTGCCGCCGGCCGCCGCCGCGTCGGACGGCCCGCCGGCCGAGCTGCCGGGGGTGGCCTGGGGAGACTGCGACGGGCTGGGCGCGGAGTTCCAGTGCGCCCGCGTCGCCGTGCCCCTCGACTGGGACGACCCGTCCGGCGAGCAGATCGAGCTCGCGGTGATCCGCCGCCTGGCGAGCCGGCCCGACGAGCGCATCGGGTCGATGTTCGTCAACCCCGGCGGGCCCGGCCAGAGCGGCGTCGGCCTCGTCCGGGACAGCGGCGCCGACCTCGACGAGTGGGGTGACGGCCGGTTCGACATCGTCGGCTGGGACCCGCGGGGCACCAACGACAGCACGCCCGTGCGCTGCTTCGCCGACGACGCGGACGAGGCCGAGTTCTGGGCGGGCGTCACGGTGCCGTCGACACCGGCCGAGTCGGCGGCCTATCAGGAGAAGACCGTCGACCTGGCGCGCCGGTGCGGCGAGGTGAGCGGCGACCTGCTCTCGCACATCACCACCGCGGACACCGCACGCGACCTCGACCGGCTCCGCGCCCTCGTCGGCGAAGAGAAGATCACCTACGTCGGCCTCTCGTACGGCTCGATGATCGGCCAGACCTACGCCAACCTGTTCCCCGGCCGGGTACGGGCCATGGTGCTCGACGGTCTGGTCGACGCGGTCGACCAGACGTCCAGCATGGAAGCCAACGTCAGCAACGCCGTGTCGGCCGCCGACGAGGTCTTCGCGCAGTTCGTCGCGCTCTGCCAGGCCGCGGCGACGGGCGAGTGCGCGCTGGCCGGGCACGGCGAGCCGGTCGCCGACCGCGTGGCGCGGCTGTTCGCCCGCGCCCGCCTGGCGCCGCTGCCGGCGCCGAACGCCGACCCGCCGGGCGAGCTGAGCTACGGCGACCTGCTGGTCTCGACGTTCAACCCGCTGCGGCTGCCGTTGACCTGGCCCCAGTTCGCGGCGGACCTCGACGCGGCCGCCGAGGGCGACGCCACGGCCCTGCTGACCGCGGCGCGGGCCATGCAGACACCGGTCGGCTACCGCGCCTCGGTCTGGTCGTCCGCGGTCTCCTGCGGCGACGGCCCGGCCCGGGTGTCGTCGGCGGACTGGCCGGCCCAGGTCACCCGGTTCACCACGGCCGGCGAGCTGTGGGGCCCGGTGCTGGCCTGGTGGCTGTGGGCCCCGTGCGCCTCGGGCTGGCCGGCAGACGCCACCGGCCGCTACGCCGGCCCGTGGAACGCCCGGACCGAGAACCCGATCCTGCTGCTCAGCGCCCGCTACGACCCCGGCACCCCGTATCGCAACGCGGTGACCGCCGAGAGCCGCCTCGGCAACGCGGTCCTGCTGACCCTCGACGGTTACGGCCACCCGAGCTACCAGGTGCCGAGCGCGTGCCTGGACGAGGCCCGGCAGCGCTACCTGGTCGACCTCGTCACGCCGCCCAAGGGCACGACCTGCCAGCCGGACGACCGCCCGTTCGGCTAA
- a CDS encoding transposase has protein sequence MEAANAALMRRIVTAVDPLAPWPAQTRQAVQAYIDHVTASPELSLCWIREFPSLGPVAGRVRRETMDALAELVQRLTAHEPFRRAGLAPVSRELALVILGGLRELTATVLEEGGDVRDVAETGIAAAVALLAAAPGRPAPAPPADRGLLLTDEQWARIRPLLSTPRTTVGRPAAPHRQLVEAIIYRDRAGIAWRDLPPRFGAWQTAWKRHRRWSADGTWDRVRAVLDRLEEPGQRDDARPEARV, from the coding sequence ATGGAGGCGGCCAACGCCGCGCTGATGCGCCGCATCGTCACCGCGGTCGACCCGCTGGCGCCGTGGCCGGCGCAGACGCGGCAGGCCGTGCAGGCCTACATCGACCACGTCACCGCCAGCCCGGAGCTGTCGCTGTGCTGGATCCGCGAGTTCCCCTCGCTCGGCCCGGTGGCCGGCCGGGTGCGACGCGAGACGATGGACGCCCTGGCCGAGCTGGTGCAGCGGCTGACCGCCCACGAGCCGTTCCGCCGGGCCGGGCTGGCGCCGGTGTCGCGCGAGCTGGCGCTGGTGATCCTCGGCGGCCTGCGGGAGCTGACCGCGACCGTGCTGGAGGAGGGCGGCGACGTCCGCGACGTGGCGGAGACCGGGATCGCGGCGGCCGTCGCGTTGCTGGCAGCGGCGCCCGGTCGGCCCGCGCCGGCCCCGCCGGCGGACCGCGGACTGCTGCTCACCGACGAGCAGTGGGCCCGCATCCGCCCGCTGCTGTCCACGCCGCGAACCACCGTCGGCCGCCCGGCCGCCCCGCACCGGCAGCTCGTCGAGGCGATCATCTATCGCGACCGGGCCGGGATCGCCTGGCGCGACCTGCCACCGCGGTTCGGGGCGTGGCAGACGGCCTGGAAGCGCCACCGCCGCTGGTCGGCCGACGGCACGTGGGACCGCGTCCGGGCGGTGCTAGACCGGCTCGAGGAACCCGGTCAGCGTGACGACGCCCGGCCCGAAGCGCGCGTCTAG
- a CDS encoding SDR family oxidoreductase: protein MSRPEPLAGRTVVVTGAASGIGRALGRRLSAAGCPVALADVDERGLKETAADLTGPVLPRVLDVRDAAAVTAFATEVRDWAPAPLGAVFNNAGVAIGSSVLGAVPADDDWLHEINFRGVVNGVRAFLPILVDQDNGTIVNTSSVYGLIGVPYQSAYCAAKFAVRGFTEALRQELRGTGVRAATVHPGGVKTNIARNARFRSDPEGRGRTHEQIAADFDAIARTTPERAAAIIHKGVDRGRPRILVGPDAYLVDALARFAPNRYYDIIARLRR from the coding sequence ATGTCGCGGCCTGAGCCCCTCGCCGGCCGCACGGTGGTCGTCACCGGCGCCGCGTCCGGGATCGGCCGGGCGTTGGGGCGCCGGCTGTCGGCCGCCGGGTGCCCGGTCGCGCTCGCCGACGTCGACGAGCGCGGGCTCAAGGAGACGGCGGCCGACCTGACCGGGCCGGTGCTGCCGCGCGTGCTCGACGTGCGCGACGCGGCCGCGGTGACCGCCTTCGCGACCGAGGTGCGCGACTGGGCGCCGGCGCCGCTCGGAGCGGTGTTCAACAACGCGGGCGTCGCGATCGGCTCGTCGGTGCTCGGCGCCGTCCCGGCGGACGACGACTGGCTGCATGAGATCAACTTCCGCGGGGTGGTCAACGGGGTGCGGGCGTTCCTGCCGATCCTGGTCGACCAGGACAACGGCACGATCGTCAACACCTCCAGCGTGTACGGCCTGATCGGCGTCCCCTACCAGAGCGCCTACTGTGCCGCGAAGTTCGCCGTGCGCGGGTTCACCGAGGCGCTGCGGCAGGAGCTGCGGGGGACCGGGGTGCGGGCGGCGACCGTACACCCGGGTGGGGTGAAGACCAACATCGCGCGCAACGCCCGGTTCCGCTCGGACCCGGAGGGTCGAGGCCGCACCCACGAGCAGATCGCGGCGGACTTCGACGCGATCGCCCGCACCACGCCCGAGCGCGCCGCCGCGATCATCCACAAAGGAGTCGACCGGGGGCGGCCGCGGATCCTGGTCGGTCCCGACGCCTATCTGGTCGACGCGCTGGCCCGGTTCGCGCCGAACCGCTACTACGACATCATCGCCCGGCTGCGGCGGTGA
- a CDS encoding alpha/beta hydrolase: MSEDRFADVGRGIRLCYRETGDGPPLVLVAGLGQQLLSWPAGFVDLLAGRGYRVITFDNRDAGLSTHADYRPPSLGAILAGRTPAHAYHLGDLARDTTGLLDALELPSAHLVGASMGGMIAQTVAAHHPDRVRTLTSIMSTTGARFVGRPRLSTWALMAAKPPRTREEAGDRAVRLFRHIGSHGYPFDEPGVRARATAAWDRDHSAAGVGRQLAAIYASGDRTGELRQVRVPTLVVHGDRDRMVHPSGGRMTQRTIAGSRLVVLPGLGHDCPAGVWPRLVDLIADHARAEADDVAA, encoded by the coding sequence ATGAGCGAGGACCGCTTCGCGGACGTCGGCCGCGGCATCCGGCTGTGCTACCGGGAGACCGGCGACGGCCCGCCGCTCGTCCTGGTCGCCGGTCTCGGCCAGCAGCTGCTCTCGTGGCCCGCAGGCTTCGTCGACCTGCTCGCCGGGCGTGGCTACCGGGTGATCACGTTCGACAACCGGGACGCCGGGCTGTCCACGCACGCCGACTACCGGCCACCGTCGCTGGGCGCGATCCTCGCCGGGCGCACCCCCGCGCACGCGTACCACCTCGGCGATCTGGCCCGCGACACCACCGGCCTGCTCGACGCGCTGGAGCTGCCCAGCGCCCACCTCGTCGGCGCGTCGATGGGCGGCATGATCGCGCAGACGGTGGCCGCGCACCATCCCGACCGGGTCCGCACGCTCACCTCGATCATGTCGACGACCGGCGCCCGCTTCGTCGGCCGCCCGCGGCTGTCCACCTGGGCCCTGATGGCGGCGAAGCCGCCGCGGACCCGGGAAGAGGCCGGCGACCGGGCCGTGCGGCTGTTCCGGCACATCGGCTCGCACGGCTACCCCTTCGACGAGCCGGGGGTACGCGCCCGCGCCACCGCCGCCTGGGACCGCGACCACTCGGCGGCCGGGGTGGGCCGGCAGCTCGCGGCGATCTACGCCTCCGGCGACCGCACCGGGGAGCTGCGCCAGGTGCGCGTGCCGACGCTGGTCGTGCACGGCGACCGCGACAGGATGGTGCACCCGAGCGGCGGCCGGATGACCCAGCGGACGATCGCCGGCTCCCGACTGGTGGTGCTGCCCGGGCTCGGCCACGACTGCCCGGCCGGCGTGTGGCCGCGCCTGGTCGACCTGATCGCCGACCACGCCCGCGCGGAGGCCGACGATGTCGCGGCCTGA
- a CDS encoding cytochrome P450 produces MGQIDAPTVRMPKAAQAVGMVFARRRFLMRLRDRYGSTFVLDVPPFGKTLVVSDSAALKQLFTASPDVAGTPQPNLGRMLGSGSIFGLDGEPHRLRRKLLVPPFHGKRMQAYAGLIEEEFHKEAASWPVGREFATLTPFMRITLNVILRAVFGAEGAELATLRETLPAFVTYGSRLTMLPMKERGIGPWNPWRRFREYRAAYDETVQVLIDRARAQPGDDILSMMLQSRYEDGAPMSDAHVKDELLTLLAAGHETTATTLAWALERLSRHPAALHALVDDLDRGGTELLQATVLEIQRTRPVVINTARRVKGDGLVIGGGAVPPGWTVLAGIDLVQSDESVFPDARRFDPTRFVGVKPATYAWIPFGGGTRRCVGAAFANLEMTVVLRTLLRDFELRTTYAPGERWHSRGVAYAPDKGGRVVLHRRTKPRREAAQRMEVEA; encoded by the coding sequence ATGGGCCAGATCGACGCTCCCACGGTGCGGATGCCGAAGGCCGCGCAGGCGGTCGGCATGGTCTTCGCCCGCCGCCGGTTCCTGATGCGGCTGCGCGACCGCTACGGCTCGACGTTCGTGCTCGACGTGCCGCCGTTCGGCAAGACGCTGGTGGTCAGCGACTCCGCCGCGCTCAAGCAGCTCTTCACCGCGAGCCCCGACGTCGCCGGCACGCCGCAGCCCAACCTCGGCCGCATGCTCGGCAGCGGCTCCATCTTCGGCCTCGACGGCGAGCCGCACCGCCTGCGCCGCAAGCTGCTCGTCCCGCCGTTCCACGGCAAGCGCATGCAGGCGTACGCCGGGCTGATCGAGGAGGAGTTCCACAAGGAGGCCGCGAGCTGGCCCGTCGGCCGGGAGTTCGCGACCCTGACCCCGTTCATGCGGATCACCCTCAACGTGATCCTGCGCGCGGTGTTCGGGGCCGAGGGCGCGGAGCTGGCCACGCTGCGCGAGACGCTGCCGGCCTTCGTCACCTACGGTTCGCGGCTCACCATGCTGCCGATGAAGGAACGGGGCATCGGGCCGTGGAACCCGTGGCGCCGCTTCCGCGAATACCGCGCCGCCTACGACGAGACCGTGCAGGTGCTCATCGACCGCGCCCGCGCGCAACCCGGCGACGACATCCTCTCGATGATGCTGCAGAGCCGCTACGAGGACGGCGCGCCGATGTCCGACGCGCACGTCAAGGACGAGCTGCTCACGCTGCTCGCCGCCGGCCACGAGACCACCGCGACCACGCTCGCCTGGGCGCTCGAGCGGCTCAGCCGGCACCCGGCCGCCCTGCACGCCCTCGTCGACGACCTCGACCGCGGCGGCACGGAGCTGCTCCAGGCCACCGTCCTGGAGATCCAGCGCACCCGACCCGTCGTCATCAACACGGCCCGCCGGGTCAAGGGCGACGGCCTGGTGATCGGCGGCGGCGCCGTGCCGCCCGGCTGGACCGTGCTCGCCGGCATCGACCTGGTGCAGAGCGACGAGTCCGTGTTCCCCGACGCGCGGCGCTTCGACCCGACCCGGTTCGTCGGCGTCAAACCGGCCACCTACGCGTGGATCCCGTTCGGCGGCGGCACCCGGCGCTGCGTCGGCGCCGCCTTCGCCAACCTGGAGATGACCGTGGTGCTGCGCACGCTGCTGCGCGACTTCGAACTGCGCACGACGTACGCGCCCGGCGAGCGCTGGCACTCGCGCGGTGTCGCGTACGCGCCGGACAAGGGCGGCCGGGTCGTCCTGCACCGCCGCACGAAGCCGCGCCGCGAAGCCGCGCAGCGGATGGAGGTCGAGGCATGA